One window of Chryseobacterium indologenes genomic DNA carries:
- a CDS encoding alpha-glucuronidase, which produces MRYLRLNLLFFLVFPLLVFAEDGSQLWLRFPAKNGISADKIISKGSSPTLNIVRKELSRHWQGQAVELRTENKDKNLKDGYRIVSTPEKIVISAGKEIGLLYGVYHILRLQQTKADLSHLNTVEKPSYDVRVLDHWDNLDGSIERGYAGRSLWKWEDLPGRISPRYEEYARANASIGINSVVLNNVNASPNMLREDYLKKVKVLADIFRPYGIKVYLSVNFASPKVLGGLQNSDPLNKDVQKWWKDKAAEIYRLIPDFGGFLVKANSEGQPGPQDYGRTHADGANMMADALKPYSGIVMWRAFVYSPSKDDRAKQAYLEFVPLDGKFRDNVIIQIKNGPVDFQPREAFNPLFGALRKTSEMVEFQITQEYLGFSNHLVFLAPLFKETLDSDTYSDGQGSTIAKITDGTLRPSKITAISAVANIGEDTNWTGHHFAQANWYAFGRLAWNHQLSSEQIADEWIKMTFTDDQKFLDPVKEVMLSSRETAVDYMMPLGLHHIFAGGHHYGPEPWGDYKGGRPDWSPVYYHQADAQGLGFNRTKTGSNAVSQYFSPLNERYGNISTCPENLILWFHHVPWDYPMKDGKTLWDELCYTYDSGVKKVRDYQKIWDKMEPYIDKQRFADVQSKLRIQSKDAIWWKDACLLYFQTFSKKPIPYDIERPVHELEDLKKIKLDMGHHN; this is translated from the coding sequence ATGCGATATCTGAGACTCAACTTACTATTTTTTCTGGTATTTCCTTTGCTGGTTTTCGCGGAGGACGGAAGTCAGCTCTGGCTTCGGTTTCCTGCAAAAAACGGAATATCGGCAGATAAAATTATTTCCAAAGGCAGCAGTCCAACCCTGAATATTGTCAGAAAAGAGCTTAGCAGACACTGGCAGGGACAGGCGGTGGAACTTCGTACAGAAAACAAAGACAAAAACCTTAAAGACGGTTACAGGATTGTTTCCACCCCTGAAAAAATCGTTATTTCTGCAGGGAAAGAAATAGGATTGTTGTACGGTGTCTATCATATCTTACGATTGCAGCAGACAAAGGCAGATCTGTCTCATTTAAATACTGTTGAAAAACCATCATACGATGTAAGGGTTCTGGACCATTGGGATAATCTGGATGGAAGTATTGAAAGAGGATATGCCGGAAGATCACTCTGGAAATGGGAAGATTTACCGGGGAGAATTTCTCCACGCTATGAAGAATATGCAAGAGCGAACGCTTCAATAGGAATCAATTCCGTTGTTTTGAATAATGTGAACGCATCTCCCAATATGCTTAGGGAAGACTATCTTAAAAAAGTAAAGGTTCTGGCTGATATTTTCAGGCCTTATGGGATTAAGGTATATCTTTCCGTGAATTTTGCTTCACCTAAAGTGCTGGGCGGATTACAAAATTCAGATCCACTGAATAAAGACGTGCAAAAGTGGTGGAAAGATAAAGCAGCTGAAATTTACAGATTGATTCCTGATTTCGGCGGGTTTTTGGTGAAAGCCAATTCCGAAGGACAGCCTGGCCCTCAGGATTACGGAAGAACGCATGCAGACGGAGCCAATATGATGGCCGATGCTCTGAAACCTTACAGTGGAATCGTGATGTGGAGAGCATTTGTCTACAGTCCGAGCAAAGACGACAGAGCCAAACAGGCTTATCTGGAATTTGTTCCTCTGGATGGGAAATTCAGGGATAATGTCATTATTCAGATCAAAAACGGTCCGGTTGATTTTCAGCCCCGCGAAGCTTTTAATCCGCTTTTCGGAGCATTAAGAAAAACTTCTGAAATGGTAGAATTTCAGATCACCCAGGAATATCTGGGCTTTTCAAATCATCTGGTTTTTCTGGCTCCATTATTCAAGGAAACACTGGATAGTGACACCTATTCTGACGGCCAGGGCTCCACGATTGCTAAAATAACAGACGGTACTTTAAGACCTTCAAAAATTACAGCTATTTCAGCCGTTGCCAATATTGGAGAAGATACCAACTGGACGGGACATCATTTTGCACAGGCTAACTGGTATGCATTCGGGAGATTAGCATGGAACCATCAGCTGAGTTCAGAGCAGATTGCCGATGAATGGATTAAAATGACCTTCACAGACGATCAGAAATTCCTGGATCCGGTAAAGGAAGTCATGCTTTCTTCCAGGGAAACTGCTGTGGATTATATGATGCCTTTGGGACTTCACCATATCTTTGCGGGAGGACATCATTATGGTCCTGAGCCATGGGGAGATTATAAAGGCGGAAGACCGGACTGGTCTCCTGTCTATTACCATCAGGCTGATGCTCAGGGATTGGGCTTTAACAGAACAAAAACAGGAAGTAACGCGGTTTCACAATATTTTTCACCATTGAATGAAAGATATGGGAATATCTCAACCTGCCCGGAAAATCTTATTCTATGGTTTCATCATGTTCCGTGGGATTATCCAATGAAAGACGGGAAAACCCTGTGGGATGAGCTGTGCTATACGTATGATTCCGGGGTAAAAAAGGTAAGGGATTATCAGAAAATCTGGGATAAAATGGAACCTTATATAGACAAACAGAGGTTTGCAGATGTTCAGTCAAAGCTCAGAATTCAGTCAAAAGATGCGATATGGTGGAAAGATGCCTGTCTGCTTTACTTTCAGACTTTTTCCAAAAAG